A window of the Phycisphaerae bacterium genome harbors these coding sequences:
- a CDS encoding alginate export family protein, with amino-acid sequence MRYTRIAGLLMAAEALGLWLGLAAPAIAQNVTESFLNQQRQVEERIRQELETTLPAEQEVLFDWGAWLTGYAFLFDDGIDSSRTLRREDFRLWGSLNADEGIHQAYARMRLSYNDFNHGDSLDGNEDDLEGPNLDRGWYQLDIARFLRKHSEVDLPVGLATKVGREYVMWGTGYALSLPLDAVQVAGRIGDLEIDGLFGRTIHSWDNLDRTRPYHWQSWRYFYGVQAKYHGFEKHEPFLYYIWQKDRQDDGNPLVYLQQWRYDSEYLGLGSSGELAPYWRYLGEFVYERGKSYGHNQFLNRNDICAYGWDFEIDYLPPSPTHPQFSLEYMFASGDPDRVLSPSDATGGNAAFTRDTGFNAFGYRNTGLALAPDLSNVHIWRAGASFFPLAREAEWLRQLELGTDWFLYHKHHEDAAISDSLANVQDGYLGWEMDYYLNWRFTSDLSWTLRYGVFFPGDAFADRTTRTFFLTGLTWSF; translated from the coding sequence ATGAGGTACACGCGGATTGCCGGCCTCCTGATGGCGGCGGAGGCCCTTGGGCTATGGTTGGGCTTGGCCGCTCCCGCGATCGCTCAGAACGTCACCGAGAGTTTTCTGAACCAGCAGCGACAGGTGGAGGAGCGGATACGGCAGGAGCTCGAGACGACGCTGCCGGCCGAGCAGGAGGTGCTGTTCGACTGGGGTGCGTGGCTGACGGGGTATGCGTTTTTGTTCGACGACGGGATCGACTCGTCGCGGACGCTTCGGCGCGAGGACTTCCGGCTGTGGGGTTCGCTGAACGCGGATGAGGGTATCCACCAGGCCTACGCCCGTATGCGGCTTTCGTACAACGACTTCAACCACGGCGACAGCCTGGACGGCAACGAGGATGACCTGGAAGGGCCGAACCTCGATCGCGGCTGGTATCAGCTCGATATCGCGCGGTTCCTGCGGAAGCACAGCGAGGTGGATCTGCCGGTGGGCCTGGCCACCAAGGTCGGCCGCGAGTACGTGATGTGGGGAACCGGGTATGCGCTGTCGCTTCCGCTGGACGCGGTGCAGGTGGCGGGCCGGATCGGCGACCTGGAGATCGACGGGCTGTTCGGGCGGACGATCCACAGTTGGGACAATCTGGACCGCACGCGGCCGTACCACTGGCAGAGCTGGCGCTACTTCTACGGGGTGCAGGCCAAGTACCACGGGTTCGAGAAACACGAGCCTTTCCTCTACTATATATGGCAGAAGGATCGCCAGGACGACGGCAACCCGCTGGTCTACCTCCAGCAGTGGCGGTATGACTCGGAGTACCTGGGCCTGGGCAGCAGCGGCGAACTGGCCCCTTACTGGCGGTATCTGGGCGAATTCGTCTACGAGCGGGGCAAGAGCTACGGGCACAACCAGTTCCTCAACCGCAACGACATCTGCGCCTACGGCTGGGATTTCGAGATCGACTACCTGCCGCCGAGCCCGACGCACCCGCAGTTTTCGCTGGAGTACATGTTCGCCAGCGGCGATCCGGACCGGGTTCTGAGCCCGTCGGACGCCACGGGCGGCAACGCCGCGTTCACCCGGGACACGGGCTTTAACGCCTTCGGCTACCGCAATACGGGTCTGGCCCTGGCTCCGGATCTGAGCAATGTCCACATCTGGCGGGCGGGGGCGTCGTTTTTCCCGCTGGCCCGCGAGGCGGAGTGGCTCCGGCAGTTGGAGCTGGGTACCGACTGGTTCCTCTATCACAAGCACCATGAGGATGCGGCGATTTCGGACAGTCTGGCCAACGTGCAGGACGGATACCTCGGCTGGGAAATGGACTACTACCTGAACTGGCGGTTCACCAGCGACCTGTCGTGGACGTTGCGGTATGGGGTGTTTTTCCCCGGCGATGCGTTCGCGGACCGGACGACGCGGACGTTCTTCCTGACCGGGTTGACCTGGAGTTTCTGA
- a CDS encoding FecR domain-containing protein, whose protein sequence is MKTMTIAAVIAAVAAGAAMGQTPAPAPASQPAAEVRATILETTGIVKYRQTEGGKWQDAKKGDVLKPPAEIRTGPRSAVTIKLHTTAILEVRAYTRVAIAELALLGDTEKTSLFLRRGTVRAGIIEEKTRSDFQIACPAAVLTREGTWGMEMSYDPATGRYNIALDNDGLVRVMDLVTGRRVGLQPGQYVTQALQMWVRTAMLERMVSLTDPFGVTSVETAFYAENSGGLTAASPTGNLGLTQALGLMTSDLPQMFLNQQARAAALNWLPEFFVDRLTPPTEVPTVRYRYGNFGTHVPQNVTQRSVIQRFGGAIKRDVR, encoded by the coding sequence ATGAAGACGATGACGATAGCGGCGGTGATCGCGGCCGTGGCGGCGGGGGCGGCAATGGGCCAGACGCCGGCACCCGCGCCGGCGTCGCAGCCGGCGGCGGAGGTGCGGGCGACCATTCTGGAGACCACGGGAATCGTCAAGTACCGCCAGACCGAAGGGGGCAAATGGCAGGACGCCAAAAAGGGCGACGTCTTAAAACCCCCGGCGGAAATCCGCACCGGCCCGCGGAGCGCGGTGACGATCAAGCTGCACACCACAGCCATTCTGGAGGTTCGGGCGTACACGCGGGTGGCGATCGCCGAATTGGCGCTCCTGGGCGATACCGAAAAGACCAGCCTGTTCCTGCGACGAGGGACCGTGCGGGCGGGGATCATCGAGGAGAAGACCCGCAGCGACTTCCAGATCGCCTGTCCGGCGGCGGTGCTGACCCGCGAGGGAACCTGGGGCATGGAAATGAGTTACGACCCGGCCACGGGCCGATACAACATCGCCCTGGACAACGACGGCCTGGTGCGGGTGATGGATCTGGTGACGGGCCGGCGGGTGGGCCTTCAGCCGGGCCAGTACGTGACGCAGGCCCTTCAGATGTGGGTGCGGACGGCCATGCTGGAGCGGATGGTCTCGCTGACCGATCCGTTCGGCGTCACGAGCGTGGAGACGGCGTTCTATGCGGAGAACTCGGGAGGCCTGACGGCGGCGAGTCCGACGGGCAACCTTGGGCTGACGCAGGCTTTGGGGCTGATGACCAGCGACCTGCCGCAGATGTTCCTGAACCAGCAGGCCCGGGCGGCGGCGTTGAACTGGCTGCCGGAATTCTTCGTCGATCGGCTCACTCCGCCGACGGAGGTGCCGACCGTGCGGTACCGCTACGGCAATTTCGGAACGCACGTGCCGCAGAACGTGACCCAGCGGAGCGTGATCCAGCGGTTCGGCGGAGCGATCAAGCGGGACGTGCGGTAG